One segment of Olsenella uli DSM 7084 DNA contains the following:
- a CDS encoding Sapep family Mn(2+)-dependent dipeptidase, giving the protein MTDEELKVRVDAYVNEVWESVVEDIRSLVRIRSVEDLDAAQEGRPYGPACLEALERGLEIASRLGLDAHNCDGHIGYADLAGSSERYLATIAHTDVVPEGLGWSVDPYDVTRREGYLLGRGVLDDKGPFVLSLYAAHFLKRLVDETGERLPYTLRCIVGNEEETNMGDLDWYLENYPEPEFAFTPDADFPLICGEKGVFHGRFGMVGSSGGAGESRIVEMDGGTVANAIPGLATAVVRADASSLPARANIDVEPAGDGLARVRAHGRGGHASLPEGTLNAIGLLADYLMDHGICSKDERRFLVLEHALCSCGHDGAALGIKASDERFGPLTVIGGTVRMVNGHLVQTCDARYPSSTDDERIARTLTSFAEGHGCTFDVDAVKVPFYVEPDSPEIRTLLDTYDEYTGRRSEAFVIGGGTYARKFRRACAFGPHEPDEDVPSWVGPEHGADEGISEASLRRALKVYIVSIWRLMQLSYQ; this is encoded by the coding sequence ATGACCGACGAAGAACTCAAGGTCCGCGTCGATGCCTACGTGAACGAGGTGTGGGAGAGTGTCGTCGAGGACATTCGCTCTCTCGTGAGGATCCGTTCCGTGGAGGATCTGGATGCGGCGCAGGAGGGAAGGCCCTATGGCCCGGCATGCCTCGAGGCGTTGGAACGGGGCCTTGAGATCGCCTCTCGCCTGGGCCTTGACGCCCACAACTGCGACGGGCACATCGGCTATGCCGACCTTGCCGGCTCCTCCGAGCGCTACCTTGCCACCATCGCGCATACCGACGTGGTGCCCGAGGGGCTTGGCTGGAGCGTTGACCCCTACGACGTGACCCGTCGCGAGGGCTATCTGCTGGGTCGTGGCGTCCTGGACGACAAGGGTCCCTTCGTCCTGTCGCTCTATGCCGCCCACTTCCTCAAGCGCCTGGTCGACGAGACGGGAGAGAGGCTCCCGTACACCCTCCGTTGCATCGTGGGCAACGAGGAGGAGACGAACATGGGCGACCTTGACTGGTACCTCGAGAACTACCCCGAGCCCGAGTTCGCCTTCACGCCCGATGCGGACTTCCCGCTCATCTGTGGCGAGAAGGGCGTCTTCCATGGGCGCTTCGGCATGGTGGGGAGCTCGGGCGGTGCGGGTGAGAGCCGTATAGTCGAGATGGACGGTGGCACCGTGGCCAACGCCATCCCCGGCCTCGCCACGGCCGTCGTGCGCGCCGATGCCTCCAGCCTGCCCGCGCGCGCCAACATCGACGTCGAGCCGGCGGGAGACGGCCTGGCACGGGTGCGTGCCCACGGCAGGGGAGGCCACGCCTCGCTTCCCGAGGGAACGCTCAACGCCATCGGCCTGCTTGCCGACTACCTCATGGATCACGGCATCTGCTCAAAGGACGAGCGGCGCTTCCTGGTCCTCGAGCACGCCCTGTGCTCCTGCGGCCACGATGGGGCCGCCCTGGGCATCAAGGCATCCGACGAGCGCTTCGGCCCCCTCACCGTCATCGGTGGCACCGTCCGCATGGTGAACGGGCACCTGGTCCAGACTTGTGACGCGCGCTATCCCTCATCCACCGACGACGAGAGGATCGCTCGCACGCTCACCTCGTTCGCGGAGGGTCACGGCTGCACGTTCGACGTCGATGCGGTGAAGGTCCCGTTCTACGTCGAGCCTGACTCTCCCGAGATCAGGACCCTGCTTGACACCTACGACGAGTACACGGGCAGGCGCTCCGAGGCCTTCGTGATCGGCGGCGGTACCTACGCACGCAAGTTCAGGCGCGCATGCGCCTTCGGTCCGCACGAGCCCGACGAGGACGTGCCGAGCTGGGTCGGCCCGGAACACGGTGCGGACGAGGGGATAAGCGAGGCGAGTCTCCGCCGTGCGCTGAAGGTGTACATCGTCTCGATCTGGCGCCTGATGCAGCTGTCGTACCAGTAG
- a CDS encoding Cna B-type domain-containing protein has protein sequence MNVNITKFQILNLNKEEVHTIYQSDRFYLAMDWDASAAGTSIHEGDYFDITLPDNMKFPSGTTAQDFDLKDVDGNVVAKAHVTPGPGDVGGTVHVTFTKAVENKYNVKGTIYLAAQFDETKIIKDAENVFTITVNSQAVSGSVIVQGAKPLQDEPLAKWGKPVPGHEDQAEWNVRINHKKANLPNAVISDSLSGGNGDERYIEDSFKLLEVEFNEYGSIVQEIQTIDLTGKLQLAPDGRSFTINLGNVNGKQYRLYYKSTYHAGTVLKNKATLDASSAHEEISYSYQSAESGGTAGGDLASKIKLTKVDGDDNSIPLKNAVFTVTRPDGTTFELTTGADGTVTSGVLVQGTYKVKEKTPPDGYELNGNEYTLEVTPTGGALKTICDRPIKTSASVTKRWVGPEGGEVTAHLLADGVDTGKELKLNAGNNWTGSFDNLRKYKAGTATEIVYTVKEDPVANYDSDVVGSMSSGFTITNTNTETVEVSGAKSWDDDNDRDGVRPASITVNLMRDGAKADSKTVTPDPAGTWAYSFMGLPKYDPADGHEYAYAVTEEAVPNYATEVNDTDIVNSYTPGKTSVTVTKAWADANNRDGIRPASVKAQLYANGKPLGEPVELSDANGWTHTWTGLFMKEAGKDIAYEVKEVSVPRGYEASVAGDAKAGYTLTNAHEPEAVSIPVVKKWVGGEGGEVTIHLLADGHDTGKSLKLNAGNGWKGSFDGLPAFEGGERIAYTVSEDAVEGYSSKIEGDASKGFTVTNARGDKPKAATRLPQTGDAADASALAALAASGLAVAAGALLRRREG, from the coding sequence CCATGTCACCCCTGGGCCAGGCGATGTCGGCGGCACGGTGCATGTCACCTTCACCAAGGCGGTGGAGAACAAGTACAACGTCAAGGGCACGATATATCTGGCCGCTCAGTTCGACGAAACGAAGATAATAAAAGACGCCGAGAACGTCTTCACCATTACGGTGAATTCGCAGGCGGTTAGCGGCAGCGTGATTGTCCAGGGGGCCAAGCCGCTTCAGGACGAGCCCCTGGCTAAATGGGGTAAGCCCGTGCCTGGTCATGAAGATCAGGCCGAATGGAACGTCCGTATCAACCATAAGAAGGCTAACCTTCCCAATGCGGTGATTTCTGACAGCCTGTCCGGCGGCAACGGGGACGAGCGTTATATCGAGGACAGCTTCAAGCTTCTCGAGGTCGAGTTCAACGAATATGGAAGTATCGTCCAAGAGATTCAGACGATCGATCTGACAGGCAAGCTGCAGTTAGCCCCCGATGGCCGGTCGTTCACCATCAATCTGGGGAACGTGAACGGCAAACAGTACCGTTTGTATTACAAGTCGACGTACCATGCGGGTACGGTTCTCAAAAATAAAGCGACCCTTGACGCGTCGTCGGCTCATGAAGAGATCTCCTATTCCTACCAGTCCGCCGAATCCGGTGGCACCGCCGGTGGCGACCTGGCGAGCAAGATCAAGCTGACCAAGGTCGATGGTGACGACAACTCCATCCCGCTCAAGAATGCCGTGTTCACGGTGACCAGGCCCGACGGCACCACCTTCGAGCTCACCACGGGCGCCGACGGCACGGTGACCTCGGGCGTCCTTGTGCAGGGCACTTACAAGGTCAAGGAGAAGACCCCGCCTGACGGCTACGAGCTCAACGGCAACGAGTACACGCTCGAGGTCACACCCACGGGCGGCGCGCTCAAGACTATCTGCGACAGGCCCATCAAGACCAGTGCCAGCGTCACGAAGAGGTGGGTCGGCCCCGAGGGCGGCGAGGTGACCGCGCACCTGCTCGCCGACGGCGTCGACACCGGCAAGGAGCTCAAACTCAACGCCGGCAACAACTGGACCGGGTCCTTCGACAACCTGCGCAAGTACAAGGCCGGCACCGCCACCGAGATCGTCTACACCGTGAAGGAAGACCCGGTGGCGAACTACGATAGCGACGTCGTTGGCTCCATGTCCTCCGGCTTCACCATCACCAACACCAACACCGAGACCGTGGAGGTCTCCGGCGCGAAGTCCTGGGACGACGATAACGACCGCGACGGCGTGCGCCCCGCGTCCATCACGGTGAACCTGATGCGCGACGGCGCCAAGGCCGACTCCAAGACGGTGACGCCCGACCCCGCCGGCACGTGGGCCTATTCCTTCATGGGCCTTCCCAAGTACGATCCCGCCGACGGCCACGAGTACGCCTACGCGGTGACCGAGGAGGCGGTCCCGAACTACGCCACCGAGGTGAACGACACCGACATCGTCAACTCCTACACGCCCGGCAAGACCTCGGTCACCGTCACCAAGGCATGGGCCGACGCGAACAACCGGGACGGGATCCGTCCCGCGAGCGTGAAGGCCCAGCTCTACGCGAACGGCAAGCCCCTGGGCGAGCCCGTGGAGCTCTCCGATGCCAACGGCTGGACCCACACCTGGACCGGCCTGTTCATGAAGGAAGCCGGCAAGGACATCGCCTACGAGGTCAAGGAGGTCTCGGTCCCGAGGGGCTACGAGGCCTCGGTGGCCGGTGACGCCAAGGCGGGCTACACGCTCACCAACGCCCATGAGCCCGAGGCCGTGTCGATCCCCGTCGTCAAGAAGTGGGTCGGCGGCGAGGGCGGCGAGGTGACGATCCACCTGCTCGCCGACGGACATGATACGGGCAAGTCGCTGAAGCTCAACGCCGGCAACGGCTGGAAGGGCTCCTTCGACGGCCTTCCCGCCTTCGAGGGCGGCGAGCGGATCGCCTACACGGTCTCCGAGGACGCCGTGGAGGGCTACTCCTCCAAGATCGAGGGCGACGCCTCCAAGGGCTTCACCGTCACCAACGCCAGGGGCGACAAGCCCAAGGCCGCGACCAGGCTGCCCCAGACCGGCGACGCCGCCGACGCCTCCGCACTGGCCGCCCTCGCCGCCTCCGGCCTCGCCGTGGCCGCGGGCGCCCTCCTGCGCAGGCGCGAGGGGTAG
- a CDS encoding cold-shock protein: protein MAQGTVKWFNPDKGYGFISREDGDDLFVHYSEIQMDGFKTLDEGQAVEFDITTGQNGKLQASNVRKA, encoded by the coding sequence ATGGCACAGGGTACTGTTAAGTGGTTCAACCCGGACAAGGGCTACGGCTTCATCTCTCGTGAGGATGGCGACGATCTGTTCGTCCACTACTCTGAGATCCAGATGGATGGCTTCAAGACCCTGGACGAGGGCCAGGCCGTCGAGTTTGACATCACCACCGGTCAGAACGGCAAGCTGCAGGCTTCCAACGTCCGCAAGGCATAG